The DNA window CGGATCCGTCCGATACGTACTGTCCGATGCTCGCGTTGCTGGCCACATTCAGCTGCACCGCGTTCGCGGTCCCGGCGGGGGCCGCGCCGCCGTAGATCTTCAGCCAGCCCTGCGTCTTCGCTACCGCGGGGGCCTGTCCCGCCGCGGGTGCGGACGCGGCGGACACCGCGGTCGATGCCACCTGCGCGGCGGGCGTGGGCGCGCCGTCCTTATCACTGCCACAGGCACTCAGCAGGCCCGCGAGTACGACCGCGGCTGCCGCGACCGATACCTGGGCACGCTGAAAACTTTTGGCTGAACTCATGTTTCGCATCCTCCATCGTTTGTCGATGCGGCACACCGCATCTCGTCCCCCTTACTACGAACTACCGCGACCATCGGTTCACACAGTGTGCGCCGTCACTACATTCCGCCGAAGTTACATCGTTCTAGCGTCCGTCATGATTATGTAATATGATGGTTCGGATACCGCAGTACGACGATGAGGCTCCTGATGACCCCGAACCACAAAACGCCTGCGCTAGAACAGGACATCGTCACCGATTTCGGCTCGCGCATGAGCTATGGCGCTTACCTCGATCTCGATACCCTGCTCAGCGCCCAGCATCCGGTCAGCCGACCGGAGCGGCACGACGAATTGCTGTTCATCATTCAGCACCAGACCACCGAGTTGTGGCTCAAGCTGGTACTGCACGAAATACGGGCCGCACGTGCGGCTTTGGATGCCGACGACATCGGTGTCGCACTCAAGGGCATCGCACGGGTGAAGCACATCCAGCAGACCCTGACCGAGCAGTGGTCCGTGCTGGCGACGCTGACGCCCACCGAATATGCCCAGTTCCGTGACTTTCTCGGGAATTCGTCGGGCTTCCAGTCCCATCAATACCGTGCCATCGAGTTCATCCTCGGCAACAAGAACGCGGCGGTCCTGCCGGTCTTCGAATCCGCTCCCGCAGCGCACGAGGAGCTGGCCACGCTCCTACGCGAGCCGACCCTCTACGACGCGCTCTGGCGACACCTCGCCCGCACCGGGCTCGACGTCCCCCGCTCCACACTGGACCGCGACGTCACCGAGCCGCACGTCCTCGACCCGGAGCTACTGACGCTGGTGCAGTCCATTTACGAAGCCCCGGAACAACATTGGTCGACCTACGAGGCCTTCGAGGAGCTGGTCGACCTCGAGGAGAACTTCCAGCTGTGGCGATTCCGGCATCTGCGCACCGTGCTGCGCGTCATCGGAAGTAGCGGCGGGACAGGCGGATCCAGCGGTGCCGGGTTCCTGCGACGCGCACTCGACCACACCTTCTTCCCCGAACTGTTCGCCGTGCGCACCTGGACCGGGCATTGATGACCGACTTCGCCACACGCGCACTGGAACTCGACCGCAGCGATCCGTTGCGCGACTATCCCGCGCTGTTCCTCGGTAGTGACGACCCACAGGTCGTCGCCTACCTCGACGGCAATTCCCTCGGACGTCCCACCAGGGCGACCGCACGACGACTCGCTGATTTCGTCACCGCCGGGTGGGGTGGTCGCCTCATTCGCGGCTGGGACGAGCAGTGGTTCGATCTGCCGCTGACCATCGGCGACCGCATCGGCGCCGCGGTGCTGGGCGCGGCCGCCGGGCAGACCACGGTCGGTGACTCCACGACCGTGCTGCTGTACAAGCTCGCCCGCGGCGCGCTGGCACTGCGGCCCGATCGCACCGAGATCGTGCTCGACCGGGACAACTTTCCTACCGACCGCTATCTGCTCGAGTCGATATCGACCGAGCTCGGACTGACGCTGCGGTGGATCGAACCCGATGCTGCCGGTGGCGTCAGCGCACGCGATGTCGTCGACGCCGTCTCCGAACGCACCGCACTCGTCGTGCTCAGCCATGTCGCCTACCGGTCCGGATATCTCCTCGACGCCCCCGCGATCAGCGCCGCCGCCCACGATGCCGGAGCACTGCTGCTGCTCGACCTGTGCCATTCGGTCGGGTCGGTGGAGATCGAACTCGACACGTGGGCAGTCGATTTCGCGGTCGGCTGCACCTACAAATACCTCAACGGCGGCCCCGGTGCGCCCGCATTCGCCTACGTCGCCGCGGCACATCAGGCCGAATTCGGGCAACCGATCTGGGGCTGGATGGGCCGGGAGAACCCGTTCGAGATGGCACAGGGCTACGTCCCCGCCGCCGGGATTCGACGGGTGATCAGCGGCACGCCCGCCATCGTCGGCATGATCCCGATCCAGGACACCCTCGACCTGATCGAGGAAGTCGGTATGACGGCCGTGCGGGCGAAGTCGGTGGCACTCACCGAATTCGCTCTCGAACTCACCCGGAGCTGGCTGCTCCCACTCGGGGTCCAGGTGTCCTCGCCGCTGGACGCCGCTCGCCGAGGCGGACACGTGACGATCGATCATCCGCGATTCCGGGAGATCACCGCACGACTGTGGCAACGCGGCGTGATCCCCGATTTCCGTCCGCCCCAAGGGATACGACTCGGGCTGAGTCCGCTGAGTACGACATTCGGCGAAGTGTTCGCCGGAGTGAGCGCTATCCGCGATGAACTCGCCGCGCACTGACCGAGCGATCGCGGGCGCGGTCCTCGACGATCTGGATGCCCGGCCGGGTAGCGCGACATCCCTGGCTCGCACGGTGCTCGGCGCATTCGTCCGCGACCTCGGCGGATGGATCGCGATCGCGGACTTCACCGAACTGCTCGCCCTGCTGGGCGTTCCAGCGCAGACCACCCGCACTACAGTGACCCGACTGAAGGGCAAAGGCGTGCTGCGCGCCGAAAGTCGCGGCGGGCGTAATGGTTACGCCCTGACCGACGCCGCGATCGCGATGTTCGAGCGAGGCGACCCGCGAATCTTCGGATTCCGCCAGATGACCCCGGAGGACGGGTGGCGACTGCTGTCGTTCGGTATCCCGGAATCCGAACGTGCTGCGCGACACCAGCTTCGGCGACGACTGTCCTCGATCGGCTGTGGCACGGCGTCGGCGGGGCTGTGGATCTACCCGGAGTATCTCGCGGCGGAGGCAGCCGCGATCGTCACGGCACTGGAACTCGACCGCTACGTGACCTCGTTCCGCGCCACCGACCCCGCCGTTCCCGGCACACTGCGGGAGGCCGCCGCGCAGTGGTGGGACCTGAACGATCTGGCGGCCAAGCACCGCGGCTTCCACGAACAGCATCGCCATATCCTCGACCTCGACGACACCAGCGACCGAAATGCCTTCGCGCACTTCATCCCGATGCTCGACGAGTGGCGGATCATCCCCTATCTCGACCCCGGACTGCCCGACGAGATGCTGCCCCACGACTGGCCGGGACCCGCCAGCGTCCAGTTGTTTGCCGAGGCTCGTCAGCGCTATCTCGAACCCAGTCGGC is part of the Nocardia sp. NBC_00565 genome and encodes:
- a CDS encoding kynureninase is translated as MTDFATRALELDRSDPLRDYPALFLGSDDPQVVAYLDGNSLGRPTRATARRLADFVTAGWGGRLIRGWDEQWFDLPLTIGDRIGAAVLGAAAGQTTVGDSTTVLLYKLARGALALRPDRTEIVLDRDNFPTDRYLLESISTELGLTLRWIEPDAAGGVSARDVVDAVSERTALVVLSHVAYRSGYLLDAPAISAAAHDAGALLLLDLCHSVGSVEIELDTWAVDFAVGCTYKYLNGGPGAPAFAYVAAAHQAEFGQPIWGWMGRENPFEMAQGYVPAAGIRRVISGTPAIVGMIPIQDTLDLIEEVGMTAVRAKSVALTEFALELTRSWLLPLGVQVSSPLDAARRGGHVTIDHPRFREITARLWQRGVIPDFRPPQGIRLGLSPLSTTFGEVFAGVSAIRDELAAH
- a CDS encoding tryptophan 2,3-dioxygenase → MTPNHKTPALEQDIVTDFGSRMSYGAYLDLDTLLSAQHPVSRPERHDELLFIIQHQTTELWLKLVLHEIRAARAALDADDIGVALKGIARVKHIQQTLTEQWSVLATLTPTEYAQFRDFLGNSSGFQSHQYRAIEFILGNKNAAVLPVFESAPAAHEELATLLREPTLYDALWRHLARTGLDVPRSTLDRDVTEPHVLDPELLTLVQSIYEAPEQHWSTYEAFEELVDLEENFQLWRFRHLRTVLRVIGSSGGTGGSSGAGFLRRALDHTFFPELFAVRTWTGH
- a CDS encoding PaaX family transcriptional regulator; amino-acid sequence: MNSPRTDRAIAGAVLDDLDARPGSATSLARTVLGAFVRDLGGWIAIADFTELLALLGVPAQTTRTTVTRLKGKGVLRAESRGGRNGYALTDAAIAMFERGDPRIFGFRQMTPEDGWRLLSFGIPESERAARHQLRRRLSSIGCGTASAGLWIYPEYLAAEAAAIVTALELDRYVTSFRATDPAVPGTLREAAAQWWDLNDLAAKHRGFHEQHRHILDLDDTSDRNAFAHFIPMLDEWRIIPYLDPGLPDEMLPHDWPGPASVQLFAEARQRYLEPSRRWVRALVEKP